One genomic region from Rhodoligotrophos appendicifer encodes:
- the ubiG gene encoding bifunctional 2-polyprenyl-6-hydroxyphenol methylase/3-demethylubiquinol 3-O-methyltransferase UbiG, producing the protein MATPRSVKRTTIDDGEVAKFSALAAQWWDPKGKFAVLHKFNPVRLGYIKSQLCAQFDRDDLSLKPFAGLRILDIGCGGGLLCEPMARLGATVVGVDPAEKNIRTAQVHAEDQGLAIDYRVATAEALADAGERFDVILNMEVIEHVANPEHFVARCAEMLVPGSLMFIATINRSLRSFALAIVGAEYVLGWLPRGTHQWEKFITPAELEAMTVAAGLATRDVTGVIYNPLASSWKRSEDSSVNYMMLAERI; encoded by the coding sequence ATGGCAACGCCCCGCTCCGTAAAACGAACGACGATCGACGACGGTGAGGTCGCAAAATTCTCGGCCCTGGCGGCGCAATGGTGGGACCCCAAGGGCAAGTTTGCGGTCTTGCACAAGTTCAATCCTGTGCGCCTGGGCTACATCAAATCCCAGCTCTGCGCCCAGTTTGACCGAGACGACCTCTCCCTCAAGCCTTTCGCGGGACTGCGCATCCTGGACATAGGGTGCGGCGGCGGCCTGCTCTGCGAACCCATGGCACGGTTGGGAGCGACTGTTGTGGGCGTCGATCCCGCAGAAAAGAATATTCGCACCGCCCAGGTGCACGCGGAAGATCAGGGCCTCGCCATCGATTATCGCGTCGCCACGGCCGAAGCATTGGCGGATGCGGGCGAGCGCTTCGACGTGATCCTCAACATGGAGGTCATTGAACATGTGGCGAACCCTGAGCACTTTGTCGCCCGCTGCGCCGAAATGCTGGTTCCGGGGAGTCTGATGTTCATCGCGACCATCAATCGGAGCCTCAGGTCCTTTGCCTTGGCCATTGTCGGCGCCGAGTATGTGCTGGGCTGGCTCCCGCGCGGCACCCATCAATGGGAGAAGTTCATAACGCCCGCAGAGCTCGAAGCCATGACGGTCGCAGCAGGGCTGGCGACCCGGGATGTGACGGGGGTCATTTACAACCCGCTGGCCTCGAGCTGGAAACGCTCCGAGGATAGCTCCGTCAACTACATGATGCTGGCGGAACGCATCTAA
- a CDS encoding (deoxy)nucleoside triphosphate pyrophosphohydrolase — MKMVLVAACALVDADGRVLLAKRPEGKALAGLWEFPGGKVEPDETPEIALIRELREELGIEVSAACLAPLTFASHAYEHFHLLMPLYICRRWSGTVAAQEAQELAWVKPQRMRDYPMPPADLPLIPHLRDAL, encoded by the coding sequence ATGAAGATGGTCCTGGTGGCAGCTTGCGCTCTCGTGGACGCCGATGGCCGGGTGCTGCTTGCGAAGCGCCCGGAAGGCAAGGCCTTGGCTGGTCTCTGGGAATTTCCCGGCGGAAAGGTGGAGCCGGACGAGACGCCGGAGATCGCCCTGATCCGAGAGCTGCGGGAAGAGCTCGGGATCGAGGTCTCCGCCGCCTGTCTGGCGCCCTTGACGTTCGCCAGTCATGCCTATGAGCACTTCCATCTGTTGATGCCGCTTTATATCTGCCGCCGCTGGTCGGGCACTGTTGCCGCTCAAGAGGCTCAAGAGCTGGCCTGGGTCAAGCCGCAGCGGATGCGGGACTATCCCATGCCCCCCGCCGATCTGCCGCTCATCCCGCATCTGCGGGACGCTCTCTGA
- a CDS encoding DUF1178 family protein, producing the protein MIRYDLICSEGHEFDGWFGSIAGFDRQLDASLVTCPHCGTADVKKAIMSPSVGGQAQSPVEAASFVAAPAPDPRLAAMIEALRSIKKHIEANSENVGPRFAEEARKMHYDEAEQRSIYGEATAEDAHALVEEGIQIQALPRLPEDGN; encoded by the coding sequence ATGATCCGTTATGACCTGATCTGCAGCGAGGGCCACGAATTCGACGGGTGGTTCGGGAGCATTGCCGGCTTCGACCGGCAGCTGGACGCCTCCCTCGTCACCTGCCCTCATTGCGGGACGGCGGACGTCAAGAAAGCGATCATGTCTCCCAGCGTCGGGGGCCAGGCTCAAAGTCCGGTGGAGGCCGCGAGCTTCGTCGCCGCCCCGGCGCCGGATCCACGGTTGGCCGCCATGATCGAGGCGCTGCGCAGCATCAAGAAGCATATCGAGGCGAATTCGGAGAATGTCGGCCCCCGTTTCGCCGAAGAAGCCCGCAAGATGCATTACGACGAGGCCGAACAGCGCAGCATCTATGGCGAGGCCACTGCGGAGGATGCCCATGCGCTGGTCGAAGAGGGAATCCAGATCCAAGCTCTGCCGAGACTGCCCGAAGACGGCAATTAG
- the grxC gene encoding glutaredoxin 3, giving the protein MPKVTIYTTSFCPYCHAAKDLLGRKGVPFEEIDVSGQPELRQSMTQRANGQRTVPQIFIGETHVGGFDDMNAMDRAGKLDPLLQAS; this is encoded by the coding sequence ATGCCTAAAGTGACGATCTATACGACGAGCTTTTGCCCGTACTGCCATGCTGCCAAGGATCTCCTCGGCAGAAAGGGCGTGCCATTCGAGGAGATCGACGTCTCCGGTCAGCCCGAATTGCGGCAGTCGATGACCCAGCGCGCCAATGGACAGCGAACCGTGCCCCAGATCTTCATCGGTGAGACACATGTGGGCGGATTTGACGACATGAACGCCATGGACCGTGCGGGCAAGCTCGACCCCTTGCTGCAAGCGTCTTGA
- a CDS encoding ComF family protein — protein MDSLFNIAGSMGRLVVDLVLPPQCLSCKEEIATPRALCASCWQKLTVIDAPLCNRLGVPFAYDPGEGAVSALALARPPKFNRARGAVIFDDVSRTLIHAAKYGDRHEVFELMSRMMARSGAQLLRECDLIMPVPLHRGRLWTRRYNQSAVLAQRLAKLSGRPVDLFSLRRVKATQSQTSLNDHARRKNVKRAFAISEKGRARIEGRRIVLVDDVLTTGATTEACAETCMKAGARAVDVLVFALVFDPARIHI, from the coding sequence ATGGACTCTCTTTTCAACATCGCCGGCAGCATGGGCCGTCTCGTCGTGGATCTCGTGCTGCCGCCACAGTGCCTCTCCTGCAAAGAGGAGATCGCGACGCCGCGCGCTCTGTGTGCATCGTGCTGGCAGAAACTGACGGTCATCGACGCACCGCTCTGCAATCGCCTTGGAGTGCCGTTCGCCTATGATCCGGGCGAGGGCGCGGTGAGTGCCCTGGCGCTGGCACGGCCCCCGAAGTTCAATCGAGCCCGCGGGGCCGTGATCTTCGACGACGTCTCCCGGACGCTCATTCATGCCGCCAAATACGGGGACCGGCATGAAGTGTTCGAGCTGATGAGCCGGATGATGGCGCGATCCGGTGCTCAGCTCTTGAGAGAATGCGACCTCATCATGCCGGTGCCCCTCCACCGGGGACGACTTTGGACGCGGCGTTACAATCAGTCGGCCGTGCTCGCTCAGCGGCTTGCAAAGCTGAGCGGGCGCCCGGTCGACCTGTTTTCGTTGAGGCGGGTGAAAGCGACGCAGTCGCAGACGTCCCTCAACGACCATGCGCGGCGCAAGAACGTGAAGCGAGCCTTTGCCATTTCGGAGAAGGGCCGCGCGCGGATCGAGGGTCGCCGCATCGTGTTGGTGGACGACGTCCTGACGACCGGGGCCACCACCGAAGCCTGTGCGGAAACATGCATGAAAGCGGGGGCCAGAGCCGTTGACGTGCTCGTCTTCGCGCTTGTGTTCGACCCCGCCCGCATCCATATATGA
- a CDS encoding carbon-nitrogen hydrolase family protein — translation MVTDQTASTFTVACVQMCSGRDVLLNIEAAEALITEAARSGAEFIGTPEMTSIIEQDKQKLLASLTAPEEDIALARLSARARELSIWLLIGSLPVKVGAKAANRSFLINPQGEVAAWYDKIHMFDVDLANGESYRESNSFEPGDRAVVTDLPWATLGMTVCYDLRFPHLYRSLAEQGASVLTVPAAFTRQTGEAHWHILLRARAIENGAFVIAPAQGGTHDSGRETYGHSLIVSPWGDVLAEAGTEPGVILAEVDMAAVRQARGRVPSLTHGRRFSVAEDSRGKLKVAS, via the coding sequence ATGGTGACCGATCAAACGGCCAGCACATTCACCGTCGCCTGCGTGCAGATGTGCTCCGGCCGCGACGTGTTGCTCAACATCGAGGCCGCCGAGGCCTTGATCACCGAAGCCGCCCGCTCTGGCGCCGAATTCATCGGAACGCCGGAGATGACGTCGATCATCGAACAGGACAAGCAGAAGCTGCTTGCGAGCCTTACCGCTCCCGAGGAAGACATCGCGCTTGCCAGACTGTCGGCGCGGGCGCGTGAACTCTCCATCTGGCTGCTCATCGGCTCCCTGCCGGTCAAAGTCGGCGCCAAGGCGGCGAATCGCTCCTTTCTCATCAACCCGCAGGGCGAGGTCGCAGCCTGGTACGACAAGATCCACATGTTCGATGTGGATCTGGCCAATGGGGAGAGCTATCGCGAGTCGAACAGCTTCGAACCAGGAGACAGGGCCGTGGTGACGGATCTGCCATGGGCCACCCTGGGGATGACCGTCTGCTATGATCTGCGCTTCCCCCACCTTTACCGCAGCCTTGCGGAGCAGGGTGCCTCGGTGCTGACGGTCCCGGCCGCCTTCACGCGGCAGACGGGAGAAGCCCACTGGCACATCTTGTTGCGGGCTCGGGCCATCGAGAATGGCGCCTTCGTGATCGCCCCTGCCCAGGGCGGGACCCATGACAGCGGTCGTGAAACCTATGGTCACAGCCTGATCGTGTCGCCATGGGGAGACGTGCTCGCGGAAGCCGGGACCGAACCTGGAGTGATCCTGGCGGAGGTCGACATGGCGGCGGTGCGTCAGGCGCGTGGGCGTGTGCCGTCCCTCACCCATGGCCGGCGGTTTTCCGTGGCCGAAGACAGCCGAGGGAAGCTCAAGGTCGCCTCATGA
- a CDS encoding methyltransferase domain-containing protein: MKPTPDSGNAFPIVFDRRLVRARRSRALRQLKDVDFLTDAVIPELADRLALINRTFEMGMVMGAGAAHIARGLASAGRIERMIVADVAAANDADLVCDDEVLPLAPESLDCLVSGLAFHWINDLPGSLVQMRRALKADGLLLAALFGGETLFELRTSLLMAEADSPFGAAPRVSPFLDVRDAGALLQRAGFALPVVDSDRLTVRYPDPLALMRELRLLGATNAMVDRSRRPLTRSVLMKACEHYAAHFSDPDGKVRATFQVLYLTGWAPHESQQKPLRPGSATARLADALQTVEKNFPAR; the protein is encoded by the coding sequence ATGAAGCCGACGCCCGATTCCGGTAACGCCTTTCCGATCGTCTTTGACCGGCGCCTCGTACGTGCCAGGAGGTCACGGGCGCTCCGGCAGTTGAAGGATGTGGATTTCCTCACGGACGCGGTGATTCCGGAATTGGCCGACAGGCTGGCCTTGATCAACCGCACATTCGAGATGGGCATGGTCATGGGGGCCGGTGCCGCTCACATCGCGCGGGGCCTGGCGTCAGCGGGACGGATCGAACGCATGATCGTCGCCGATGTCGCGGCAGCCAACGATGCCGACCTCGTCTGCGATGATGAAGTTCTGCCCTTGGCGCCGGAAAGCCTCGACTGTCTCGTCAGTGGTCTGGCCTTCCACTGGATCAACGACCTTCCCGGAAGTCTCGTTCAGATGCGGCGGGCATTGAAAGCGGATGGTCTGCTTCTCGCAGCTCTCTTTGGCGGCGAAACTCTGTTCGAGCTGCGGACATCCTTGCTGATGGCCGAGGCCGACAGTCCGTTCGGTGCCGCCCCGCGGGTCTCGCCCTTCCTTGATGTCCGCGATGCGGGAGCACTGCTGCAGCGCGCAGGCTTCGCTCTGCCGGTGGTGGACTCCGATCGCCTGACCGTCCGCTATCCCGACCCGCTCGCCTTGATGCGCGAATTGCGGCTGTTGGGCGCGACCAACGCGATGGTGGACCGGAGCCGCCGGCCCCTGACGCGCAGCGTCCTCATGAAGGCCTGCGAGCATTACGCCGCCCACTTCTCCGACCCCGATGGAAAGGTGAGGGCGACCTTCCAGGTCTTGTACCTCACGGGCTGGGCTCCCCACGAGAGCCAGCAGAAGCCGCTGCGCCCAGGGAGCGCCACGGCTCGGCTCGCCGATGCCTTGCAGACCGTCGAGAAGAACTTTCCCGCGCGCTAG